The genomic stretch TAAGCGGCACCACGGTTACTACGGTACCGTGCACCCTTTCTGATGGAACAAATACAGATTGCTATCAAATTGTAACCAACAGTATGGCGTCCGACCATGACATGGGTCCGTGGTGTCCGACTAATATTTCTGACGGAGCAGAAGCCGGAGGTATCTGGTTAGAAAATGGACAGGTGTATGATGTGGATGGTGCTTTTATCCAAAACATGGCCACCTTTTACAATGACAATACCTGGATGATGTACGATGCCAATGGCGACATTTATATAACAGACACTGAACAGGACTGCATTAATGCCGCAAACCCAAATGTAGGTGCAGCTTATGAAAATTACTGTGTGGAGTGCCTACCCTCCTATATTTCCAATCTTTCACAAACGTGGTTGATTCCCGTGACCCCCGTAAAACAAAGTACTCCAGCCAACTTCGCTATGGGTGGAGGACCTATGGGATCTACCGGACCTACCGTAATTGGAGTTGCTTTTAATGGTATTGAATTTTCTGGTGCGGCACCCGTAGATGCAATATTGGGAGCCTATACTCTTGCTCCCTTTGATGATGCTGGTGGGCACATCAATGTTCATCAAGGATATCACTATCATGCGGCTACTGGTGTAAGTACGGAGGTTGCCCAAAATGACGGACATGCTACTATGATAGGTTATGCCATGGATGGACACGCCATTTACTCACAATTAAATGAGGACGGAACAGAACCAACAGACTTAGACGAATGTCGTGGACATTATGACGATACGAGAGGTTACCATTACCATGTAGACGCACCTGGTAGCAACAACTTTATCAACTGCCTTGCTGGCGCTTACGTTAACTAAAGAAATAAAATTATGAAGTGGATAATAGGTCTTTTGCTGATGATAGGAATGCAAAGCGCTTGGGCACATCAACCCAGTGTTTCATCAACAATACTATCCCAACAGGGTGACAACAGCTGGGTTTTACAAGTACGCTCACCCCTTTCTGCATTTGAGTATGAAATAAAACAACTCAATGGTGAGACTTCTTTCAGCACACCTGAAGAGTTTAAAAGTTTGGTCCTTAGTCACATCTTGAAAAATGTAACTATACAGGTAAATGGAGAAAATACCGTTCAGCTCATAAAAGGTTTTGTGAAGTTGGGCCATGAAACTAACGTGGTCTTTCAGGCTACAGGAATTCCGGAAGAAATTGAGTCTATTGATGTGAGCAATAAAAGCTTTGAGCATATTGGTTATAATCAAAGTGCATTGATGATTATAAAGAGTGGGCTAGAAAAGCAGCAGTTTGTGCTAGACGACAAAAATCAACACTCTATAAAACTCCTTGCTAAAGGAAACCAACTTGTGGAACATACTGCCAATTCTACTGCAGGAATAGGGTTTGCCCCAACTTCCTTTATGAATTATGTCACTTGGGGTTTAGGTTTACTCTTTATTTTATTATTTGGGTTTTACCTCTATCAATCCAACAAGCTTGATGAAGCTACTCGTCAGGGTAATTGTTTATAATAAACTCTACACTTTATAAATGTAAAAAGAGGTGACTCCGCATAGAGCCACCTCTTTTTTTTAATGATAATTCACCCTATTTCTAGGCCAAATCAAAGCGATCTAAGTTCATCACCTTATCCCAGGCGGCAACAAAATCATTTACAAACTTGTCCTTTGCATCTGATGATCCATATACTTCCGCTAAGGCACGTAGTTCTGAGCTGGAACCAAAAATAAGATCAGCGCGGGTGGCTGTCCATTTTGGTGCTCCCGATTTTCTATCACTGCCTTCAAACACCTCAGCTTCATCAGAAGTCGGTTTCCATTGCGTGCGCATATCCAAGAGATTCACAAAGAAATCATTACTCAATGTTTCCGGGCGATTGGTAAACACACCATGATTGAAACCATCATAATTGGTATTCAACACGCGCATTCCTCCTACCAAAACGGTTAATTCCGGAGCCGATAAGGTTAATAATTGTGCTTTATCGATTAGTAAATCCTCCGTGGAAACGTCAAACTTAGTGCCTCGGTAATTGCGGAAACCATCAGCATAAGGCTCCAAATATTCAAAAGCTTCCACATCAGTTTGCTCGGCAGAAGCATCCATTCGACCGGGTGTGAATGGCACCTCAACATTATGCCCAGCATTTTTAGCCGCTTTTTCTACACCAGCGCATCCAGCCAAAACAATCAGATCTGCCAATGAAATTTTCTTACTTCCTGAGTTGAATTCTTTTTGAATTCCTTCTAAAGTGCTCAATACTTTTTTAAGCTGTTCAGGCTTATTCACCTTCCAATCTTTTTGAGGGGCCAGACGAATACGAGCACCATTGGCACCACCACGTTTATCAGAACCTCTAAATGTGGAAGCCGAAGCCCAGGCTGTAGAAACCAATTCAGAAACTGACAATCCGGAATTCAAAACTTTTGATTTCAAACTAGCCACATCCTCGTCATTTACCAGCTCATGATCCACGGTCGGGATTGGGTCTTGCCAAAGCAATTCTTCCTGCGGAACTTCCGGCCCCAGATAGCGCTCTTTCGGCCCCATATCACGATGTGTTAATTTGTACCATGCACGCGCAAAAGCATCCGCAAACTCATCGGGGTTTTCGTAAAAGCGTCTTGATATTTTCTCATATTCAGGATCCATTCTCAGGGACAAATCGGTGGTAAGCATAGTTGGCTTGCGCTTTTTGGAAGAGTCAAAAGCATCAGGAATTATTTCTTCCGCATCACGTGCTATCCATTGCTTAGCTCCAGCAGGGCTTCTATGCGGATCCCACTCATATTCAAATAGATTTTTGAAGAAATTATTGCTCCACTTTGTAGGTGTTTCTGTCCAGGTAACCTCTGGCCCTCCAGTAATGGCATGCGCTCCACTTCCTGTTTCAAAACTATTTTTCCAACCAAAACCTTGATCCTCGATAGGTGCAGCTTCCGGCTCTGGACCTACAAACTCACCAGGATCAGCCGCGCCATGTGTCTTTCCAAAAGAGTGACCACCAGCTATGAGTGCCACTGTTTCCTCATCATTCATCGCCATTCGCTTGAAGGTTTCCCTAATATCCTTTGCCGCAGAAATCGGATCCCAGTTTCCATTAGGGCCTTCAGGATCTACATAAATCAGCCCCATCACCACAGCTGCCAGTGGATCTTCCAGATCTCGTTCACCGGAATATCTTTTATCACTAAGCCACTCTGTTTCCGAGCCCCAATACACATCTTCTTCAGGTTCCCACACATCTTCGCGCCCTCCTGCAAAACCAAAGGTTTTGAAGTTCATAGACTCTAACGCCACGTTGCCAGAAAGAACTATAAGATCGGCCCATGAAATTTTGTTACCATATTTCTGCTTGATGGGCCAAAGTAGCCTGCGTGCTTTATCTAAACTGGCATTGTCTGGCCAACTATTAAGTGGAGCGTAGCGCTGCTGACCAGAACCCGCGCCACCGCGACCATCACCAATACGATACGTACCTGCGCTGTGCCAAGCCAAGCGAATAAACAGACCTCCATAGTGACCAAAGTCAGCGGGCCACCAGTCTTGCGAATCGGTCATTAAATCGGTTAGATCTTTTTTTACAGCTTGTAAGTCAAGCTTCTTAAATTCCTCAGCATAATTAAAATCTTCTCCCATAGGGTTAGATAAAGAGGAGTGCTGTCGAAGCATATTTACTTTTAATCTGTTTGGCCACCAATCTTGATTTCTAGCGCCACCGCCAGCCGCCTGTTTAGGTGCTCCACCGTGAAACGGACACTTGCCTCCACTATTTACATCAAAACTACGTGAGCCATTAGAATCTGAATTATTTCCCATATTTATTTGAATTGTTTGACTGGATAAAGTTGATATAATTTTTAGCTATTGATTTAAAATTTAAATAACAATTAACTATTATGTTGATCATTCATATTTATGCCTGAAATTATAGAAATGTGTTTTATTAGAGCTTAATCCTTGATAGAAATTAGAAAAAGAATGGATACTTCTTTGGACATTGCAAAATCATTTAGTTTTATCCCCTGAGCCATTTAGGCCTTGCTGTACCTCAAACTATGAACAGAAAACTAAAGCAATTTACCGAAGTGCTAAACTCTCAAAGCTACCTCCACAAGCGCTCTCTGTTCGGTTTGTTTCTAGCTATCCTACTTATAGACCGCATCGTAGCGCTTGTGAATTTTGGCTTTGTTTACACAGACATTGATCAAACGGTGCTTTGGAATGGTCTGCTAGATTATTCGCAAGGAATATTTCCTGAGCCTTTCTTTTATGGGCAGCCCTATAATTATATGCTTGAGTCACTTGTGGCGGTGCCATTGTATTGGATGAATATCCCCGTCTACATTGCAATGCCTATGACTACAAGTTGCATAGTGCTACTACCTTTTATTATTCTGGCCTTTTTGTTTTTTAAAACAAAAAATCCCTTCTGGGCTTTTCTCACTTTAGCCCTCCCCGTACTTTTACCAGTAGAATTCAACTTTCTCACCAGTCTTTCCCGAGGATTCGTCCAAGCATTTTTATTTCTTCCACTTTTATATATCCCTTTGTTTTATCCTCAAAAAAAAGGTAGTGTCACCCTACTCTACATTACTTCTGCCCTTTGCTTTATTGCCAATCAAAGCTCGGCACTCTTCATTGCTCCGGTATTTCTTTTTGTTTTCTCCTATCACTATAAGTCGCTATTATTTTACATAAAAGCTCTACTTGTCCTACCAATTCTGTTTTTGGATTATTTGGCAAAGGAATTTTACACCTCACATTCAGAACGCATTGTGCATCCCCATGCAAATGTTGGGTTTAGCCTTGATACATTTTGGGAAAGCCTAAAAACCTATGATCACTTTGAAAATCTATTTCCCTTCTTTTCCAGTTGGGGAATTGTTTATCCACTCCTCTTCATTCTTCTGGCGGTGATAGGTTATAGAAAATCTTTGATAAAAGAAGCCCTTTTTAGCGCAGTTGCATTCCTCATGCTGATGGTCACATTTGCCATACCTAAAGTTCAGGAACGACATGATGAGGCAGACATTTTCTTTACACCAAGTCGACTTTTCATCGTGTTACCCATTTTGCTCATCATTAGCCTTTTTATAATCTTTAAAAAATCTAAAAACGCATATAGGTTAACTCTACCACTCCTCGCGCTCACAGTGGTTTTCATGATTTTGAAAAATAACCATTTAGATAGAAAAATTGACCACATCCTGGATGGCAATATTTTTCCTTCGGTAAAAAATGAAACCTTGGTAACACGGGCTCTGCACTTAAATAAAATAGCGCTGAAAAATGATGTAGACCTCATCGTTCATGCTAACATGAATGGTTATGAATATATTCTGGATAGCTATGCCTTCAACCCTATTGTTTACCATAGCCGGAAAGGTGAAAAAAAGATAATTTCCGTCAATCTGTATGGAGACAGGCGCACTTGGCTTTATTCATCATCATTGCCTTCACGGCAAATTTTGCTCAGTGGTTTTAAAATTGACTCTAATCTCCTGAAACCATTCGATCACGAGATAATCAGTGATGAAGAAATTGTAATAAAAAACAACAATCTTTCCACACAGGAATTGTTCTCCCGCTTCAATCTTGAGTTTAAGATTTAGCCTTATCCGATCCTGTTCATTCCCTCAATACAAAGCCTATCTTTGCGGCCTTGAAAAAATGGTGAATGGAATTTGAAATTTTTGAATTGAGCAATGGCATCCGTGTGGTGCACAAACAAATGGATAGACCAGTAGCTCATTGTGGATTGATGGTGATGGCAGGTTCCAGAGATGAGTCGCTCGAAGAAGAGGGGTTGGCACACTTTATAGAGCATGTACTTTTTAAAGGAACTACCAAAAGAAAAGCCTACCACATCTTAAGCAGAATGGAGGATGCCGGAGGTGAACTCAATGCCTACACCGACAAGGAAACTACGGTTATTTACAGTTCTTTTTTAGAAAGTGATTACAATCGCGCCATTGACCTAATCTTTGATATTAACTTCAATTCCATCTTTCCTGAAAAGGAAATACAAAAGGAAAAAGAGGTGATCATTGATGAAATCAATAGCTATAAGGACTCCCCTTCTGAGCTAATTTTTGATGATTTTGAGGAAACGCTTTTTCCTAATCACCCATTAGGGATGAATATTTTGGGTACACCCGAAAAGGTAAAAAGCTTTAGCCGAAAGGATATTTTGAATTTTATTTCTCGCGAATACGGAAACAACCGCATGGTGTTTAGCAGTGTGGGAAATATCAGCTCTGCTAAGCTAAAACGTATGCTAGACAAAGCTACAGAGCACCTTCCTGCCAAAATCTCTACTCATACCAGAGTTGCTCCACCAGCCTATCAAACCAAACATGTATCGGTCGAAAAGTCAAACTTTCAAACACATGCGGTGCTGGGCACTAGAAGCTATTATGCTAATCATGAGAAAAGCAGAACACTTCACTTATTGAATAATATTTTGGGTGGCCCAGGGATGAACTCACGCCTGAACCTCAACATTCGGGAGAAGTATGGTTTCACCTACAATATTGAGTCATTTTACAATCCATATTCTGACACAGGTGTGTTTGGGATATATGCCGGCACCGACCCCGGAACTATTGGCAAAACACTAAAGCTGATTGATAAGGAGCTTAAAAAACTTAGAGAAATAAAGTTGGGCACTATGCAGCTCACCAAGGCCAAGCGCCAAATTTTAGGGCAAATTGCCATGGGGCAAGAAAACAATGCCTCGCTAATGTTAGCCTTGGGCAAATCACTTTTGGTATTTGATAGAGTGGACACTTTTGAAGAAATTAGAGCCAAAATTGAAGGTATAACTTCTGAGGATTTGCAGGATGTAGCCAATGAAATTTTAGCACCTGAGCAGATGAGCTCGATAGTTTATAAGCCGATAGCAAACTAAAGTACATTTCTACCGAACGCAAAAACTCCCTTGCCTAGAATTGAACTGAAAACAGAAATCAAGGCAAGAAAAGAAATAGTATTTGACCTTTCACGAAGCATTGATTTACATAAAATATCGACAGAACAAACCGATGAAACTGCCATCGCTGGCAGAACAAGTGGTTTAATTGAACTAAACGAGTTTGTTACTTGGAGAGCAAAACACTTTGGGGTTTATCAAAATTTAACCTCTCATATAACTGAGTTCAATCACCCTAATTACTTTGTGGATGAAATGAAACAAGGGATTTTTAAAAAATTCCGCCATGAGCATCATTTCTCGATTTCAGACAAAATCACAATAATGATTGATATTTTCGAATTCGAATCACCATTAGGGTTTTTAGAGCAAATTGCCAATAAACTTTTCTTAAAAAAGTACATGGCAAAACTTTTAGAAAAGAGAAATCAAACCATCAAGGACTTTGCTGAATCAGGCAAATGGAAAAAAGTAATAAGCACTAAATTTGACTGATTCATTCTTGCTAAACAACAAACCACAAACACCTCCTCTTTATGGACTTCTTACCCGAAAAAATAAACACCTATTCCGAAAACCACACTTCACCAGAAAGTGAAATATTGGAAAATCTAAACCGCGACACCCAAGCCAAAATACTAAGAGCAAGGATGCTTAGCGGTCATTTGCAAGGAAGAACCTTGAGTATGTTTAGCCACATGCTGAAACCAAAACGTATGTTGGAAATCGGTACCTACACTGGTTATTCGGCCCTTTGCTTAGCCGAAGGCTTAACCGAAGATGGAGTTCTTCACACGATTGACATCAATGAAGAGTTGGAAGATTTTGCAAAATCTTACTTCGACAAATCGGAATACGGGAGTAAAATAAAAATGCACGTTGGTGATGCATTGGAAATCATTCCAGGCTTAAACGAAACCTGGGACATGGTTTTTATAGATGCAGACAAGGCAAATTATTCTAACTATTTTGACCTGGTAATTGAGCACACTCGCACGGGAGGCTTTATTATAGCTGACAATGTGTTGTGGAGTGGCAAAGTAACTGAACCACTAAAAGCTCAGGATATCGATACCGAAGCTCTTTTGGTTTTTAACAAAAAGATGCAAGACGACCCCAGAGTAGAAAACGTATTACTCCCCATACGTGATGGATTGATGATAGCTCGGAAGAAGTGATTTGAGATTCCGGATCTCCGTTCCTACGCCCGGAATGTTTTCAACAAGTCATTCCGGCCATAGAGCCGGAATCTCAATTATCATCAAAAAACAACGTCTCAACCTGTTTTTTACCGAAATACCCCCTTCCTTTTCCTTGTAAACTATACTTTTGCGCACTTCATAATTCGTAGAAATCATGCAAAGACATACCACTCTCGGTGAATTTATTATTGGCAACCAAAAAGACTTTCCATACGCGAAAGGTGAACTGAGCGCACTTTTGAGCTCTATCCGCCTTGCGGGGAAAATGGTAAACCAGGAAATCAACAAAGCCGGACTGGCCGAAATACTTGGAAAATTTGGTTCTGACAATGTACAGGGCGAAGAGCAAATGAAGCTTGACGTACTGGCCAATGACCTTTTTATCAGTACACTTCGCTCACGTGGTGAGATTTGTGGTATTGCCTCTGAAGAGATGGAAGACTATGTTTCTTTTGACGAAGATATTCACAAAGACGCCAAATACGTTGTGCTAATTGATCCACTAGATGGTTCTTCAAACATTGATGTAAACGTAACTGTGGGTACAATTTTCAGCATTTACCGCAGAATTTCAGAGCCAGGAACCCCTGTAACATTAGAAGATTTTCTTCAGCCAGGCAATAAGCAGGTTGCTGCCGGATACTTGGCATATGGAACCTCAACCATGTTAGTATTTACCACTGGTAATGGCGTGAATGGTTTCACTTATGATCCGGGTATTGGCTCGTTCTTCCTTTCGCACCCTAAGATGCAGATTCCGGAAGATGGAAAGATTTACTCAATCAACGAAGGAAACTATGTTCACTTCCCTGAAGGTGTAAAAAAATACATCAAATGGTGTCAGGAATTAGATCCGGCAACCAATCGTCCATTGACTTCAAGATACATTGGTTCTTTGGTAGCTGATTTTCACCGAAACCTACTTAAAGGCGGTGTCTATATTTACCCGAAAGGGACCACTGCTCCAAAAGGAAAACTTCGCTTGTTGTACGAATGCAACCCAATGGCTTACCTGATGGAGCAAGCGGGAGGTGCCGCCAGCGATGGTTACACCCGTATTATGGATTTAGACCCTACTGAGCTTCACGAGCGTGTACCATTTTTCTGTGGAAGCAAAACTATGGTAGCCAAAGCTGAAGAGTTTATGGATCAATACAGAGACTAAAAGGCATAGCCCTTTTTAAAATATGATGAGTTGCGGGCTTGTGGTTTTATACTGCAAGCCCGTTTTGTTTTTGCCCTTTTCTTTATTTAAAGTTTTCTATACCCTTTTGTTATCCTAAGTGGCCGACAGAATGAAGGTTGTATCAGCTTGCCCTGCAGGGTGAAGGGCTAGGGTGACATCATACCTTCAAACAGTCTTCGATACACCGCTCATTCTTCGTGGTACTCAGACTAGCCACCCATATTAGAGACTCCTAATTCCTTATGCTTGCATAATATTTCATTTTTTGAAGCAACCCTTTCTACTTTTTAGTCTCTATTTAATTAAAGGATAGAATTCAACTTTTTGTTAGCAGGCCTGCTAGTTCTCGGGAGTACACTCCCATTTCAGTAACGTAAAATTTGGAGATTATGAAGACGCTTAAATTGCTGATTATCGGCCTGGCTGTATTATGCCTAAAACCAGGTTTTGCTCAAGAAAAGGCTGGAGCATTAATAGGAGTGGTTTCTGATTTGGAAAATATGGAAACTTTGCCCTTTGTAAATGTTGTGATTAAAGACATCAAAGGCAACATAATAGCAGGTGGTGTCTCAGATTTGGATGGAGAATTCAACATCAACCCTATCGCCCCTGGACACTACACCATTGAAGCTTCATTTGCCGGGTATGAAACAGAAGTATTTAAACAGGTGAAAGTTAAAAGTGGAGAAAAAACTAAGCTTAATATACTTCTCATTGAAGGGAGTTATGAGTTGATTGAATGTGTAATTACCTGCCAGCAACCCGTGATAGATATAACTCGAACAGTGTGCTGGTGGAAATCATGTGGTAATATTTTAAGTACAGGCCTAAGTGATTCAGAAATAATACCATTAAGCTTCTCAATCTTCCCAAACCCTAGCACTGGAGAATTAAACCTGAAGGCAGACTCTGAAATAAGTGAGGTGTTAATCACAAATATGAATGGCCAATCTGTGTCAGAGATAAGCGTTGATAACCCAAATGACATTTCAGCAAACTTGAGTCATTTACCCGCTGCAACCTATATCGTTCACTTTTCGGATGGCATAAGTCGGAAATCACAGCTATGGATACTTCAGCACTAAGCTCAAACTAAAGATATATGGTGTTTTGTTTATGTTGGTGGCAATCGCACTCCTCGCCTTGTAGGGTGCGATTGTTTTTCTTAATCCATCATCATCAAATTTCTCCACATTATGCTGTAATTTCATCGCCAAATTGAGCTTTATGAAAACAGCATTTATCACAGGCGCCACTTCAGGTATTGGAAAAGCAACCGCTATTTTATTAGGTAAAAGTGGATATCGAATTATTGCTTGCGGCCGCAGGCAAGATCGTTTGGACGAATTGAAAGGCGAATTAGCGGCATTCACAGAAGTGTATACGCTTAGTTTTGATGTTCGTGAGAAAGACGCTGTTTTTAAGGCCATCGATTCTTTGCCTAATGATTGGAGAAACATCGATCTTTTGGTAAACAATGCCGGAAATGCGCATGGTTTGGCTTCCATTCAAAATGGCTCAATTGACGATTGGGACGCCATGATTGATATTAATGTGAAAGGTTTGCTGTATGTCTCAAAGGCTATTATCCCTAATATGATAGAGCGCAACACTGGGCACATTATTAATATTGGCTCCATTGCTGGCCGCGAGGTTTACCCCAATGGCAATGTGTATTGCGCCAGCAAATATGCCGTTGACGCTATCAATAATGGAATGCGAATTGACCTCAACGAATACAACATAAGGGTTTCTCAAATCGCTCCAGGATTAGTAGAAACTGAGTTTTCACTAATCCGTTTTAAAGGTGATGCTGATAAATCCGCAGGGGTTTATGAAGGTTATGATGCTTTAAAACCTGAAGATTTGGCTGACCTGATTTTATTTATGGCTACTCGCCCAGCTCATGTTAACCTTGCTGATGTTTTAATTTTACCTACAGCTCAGGCTAATGCGACAACGGTGAAAAAGCACTGATATAGTTTTCCTTTTCCCAACAATTTAATCAAGTAACACTTTTGTTTTAACCGATTCAGCTTCATTACTCAATGCAACTACATACATGGCTGAAGCAAGGTTTTCCGGAAGATCGACCCTGTTGTTACCTTTATTTAAACTCACATTCTTCTGCCACAAAACTTGACCATTCAAGCTATACAGCTTGAGTGTACAGCCAAAAAGACGAGCCGTAGAATTGATGAATAGTTGATGCCCAAAAGCGTAAACCTCTAACCCTGACAATACTGATTCCTCGATACCCACTCCATAGTCAAAGTTTATCATTACACGGGAAATATTATCTGCTTCATTCCCTTCGATAATGCTATCCAAAGCATCGGTAAAATAAAACAGGTAATAGTCCTTTTGAGAAATTGGAGTGGGGTAAAAAACCTGCTGCATACCTAAAAATGTATCTCCTGCTAGTATAATATTTTCCTGAACTGATTGAACAAAAATATCTCCTGAGTCGAAAGTGCTATCAGTAGACCAAAAAAACCGAGTTTCGCTCACTTCACCGTCTAACAAGCCGGTATTTATTATCGAGTAAGGAGCCTGAATATCCGGCTTGGACATTTGCGCAGAGATTGAATCCAGTGGAGACTTAGCATAATAATCAGCGAATGGTGGGAAATTGATTTTATAAGAACCTAGGTTATTTGACTCATCTTTTTCCACCAAAGTAGAATCTGCATCGCAGACATAGAAAAGGTAATACTCATTTTGAATCAAAGGGCTTGGGATGCTTATAATTACATTACCACTTCGGCTACCTCCCATAGAAATAGCGGTCACATTGACATTTTGAACCTGAAGATCTGTAGGATCGAGCAGACTATCCTCTGACCAGAAAAACTTCAATTTAGTATTTCCACCATTAAGGTCACCTTCATTTTTCAAGGTGTAGTTTACCTGAATATTTGTTTGTGCCACAGTAGCATTTATTGAGACCGCGGAGTCAAGCGCAACATAATCAGGACTGGTGGCTGTAATACTAAAATTGTCAAAACGCATTCCTTGTACAAATCCCAGACCCATATTATGCCATTTGCTTCTGTACTTAAAACGAAACACCACATTCTTCTCACCACGTAAAAAACTAATGTCGATCCATCGATTGGTAAGGGGTGCCGAACCATTGGTGGGAGGCATTTCAGACCAGCCTGGCTGATTATTTACTTGATCCATGCTTTGATTATTAAACCAATTCTGAGCGGTACCTGCCTGATCGGTTAAAGAGGTGAAGTTTCCTCCTCCATTTGTAGAGTATTCCAAAGTTCCACCATCTGCATCATTACCATGCATAACGCCAGTGCAAAGAAGATCAAATGACAAATGGATTTTATGTTGATGACTAAAATCAAATCCTGGGGTTTCCAAATGCCAGAATGGAACTTGATTTATGTATACAACATTGTTTACCTGATCAGTAAACATCTCCCCAGATTTACGCTTTGACTGATAAACTGGCTCACCAGGAGATAGCTTGTTTCGAAATCGAAACTGATCCTGAAGGAGTACGTTATACCGATCAAGTGAATATTCATGCCAGCCTTCAGTCAAAGAATCATTAAAATTTTCTTGATATGGAAAACTATCAATTCCTCCTTTGCCTAAGGCCCATGCACCTATATTATTACTTTCATTGTATTCAGCAAGAGAGTCATTCGAATCAAGCTCATAAAGCAAATACTCATAGCTCGCTAAACCTGTATTTAATAACTCCCTTACAGTAAGGTAATACCCTTTATCGGGGCGTATAGCTGGAATGTCTTTTGTATTAACAATAAAATCGTTGGTATCCAAAATACTATCTGCCGAAAGGTGAAATCTCACTTTAGTTGGATTAGCTCTTGAGTTTCCTGAATTAAAAATCAGCATATTGAACTTAATCCAATCTGCCGTTCTGCTTATCATCAAATTTTTATCGAGCGCTACCTTCAAATCCACATCCGCCTCTTCTATTGCAAAGTTGTCAATTAGAGCGCCCTCCAAATTGTAAAGCGAGTTTGCACCGGTAAGTGTTCCCAAGTTAAATCGGAACTGAATATTTGAGTGCTTTGCCAAATGGCTTATATCAATAGAGTAATGAGTGTTACGATAGGTATCCCTTCCGTTATATTCGAGCTTCGTTACAAAAGCCCTTTCCGTAAGATCAAAAAGCAGCTCCGAGTAGTTGCCACCCCATACCCTATCGGTACCAACATAATCTTGATAATCCATTCTGTAATACCATCGGCTGAAAGATTGACTAGCGGTATCTAATATTTGCCAAGTCTTTCCACTATCAATTGAATAGCTCAAATTAGTAGAGGCTTCAGAACAAGCACAATTAGCATCTCCATGCAAAAACATATCAAATGACAGCACTGGCTCTGAGCTAGTCGTCAGGTCATAAACAGGAGTATAAAGATGCATTCTACTCTTTGGAGATACTTGGCCATTTTTATTAGTAACCCAAGCTTTAGATCCGGAAAAGGCCTGATTTAACACACTTCCGCTTGGCACACCTAGCTCCCAATCATCAGTCCCCAAACTAGCATCATGCCGCCACCCCGTGCTCTGCGATTCAAAATCATTGCTGTATGGAATACTTTGTACCGGCTGCTGATATACCTCAAAAAAACCGGCATTGTT from Owenweeksia hongkongensis DSM 17368 encodes the following:
- a CDS encoding O-methyltransferase, producing the protein MDFLPEKINTYSENHTSPESEILENLNRDTQAKILRARMLSGHLQGRTLSMFSHMLKPKRMLEIGTYTGYSALCLAEGLTEDGVLHTIDINEELEDFAKSYFDKSEYGSKIKMHVGDALEIIPGLNETWDMVFIDADKANYSNYFDLVIEHTRTGGFIIADNVLWSGKVTEPLKAQDIDTEALLVFNKKMQDDPRVENVLLPIRDGLMIARKK
- the fbp gene encoding class 1 fructose-bisphosphatase — encoded protein: MQRHTTLGEFIIGNQKDFPYAKGELSALLSSIRLAGKMVNQEINKAGLAEILGKFGSDNVQGEEQMKLDVLANDLFISTLRSRGEICGIASEEMEDYVSFDEDIHKDAKYVVLIDPLDGSSNIDVNVTVGTIFSIYRRISEPGTPVTLEDFLQPGNKQVAAGYLAYGTSTMLVFTTGNGVNGFTYDPGIGSFFLSHPKMQIPEDGKIYSINEGNYVHFPEGVKKYIKWCQELDPATNRPLTSRYIGSLVADFHRNLLKGGVYIYPKGTTAPKGKLRLLYECNPMAYLMEQAGGAASDGYTRIMDLDPTELHERVPFFCGSKTMVAKAEEFMDQYRD
- a CDS encoding carboxypeptidase-like regulatory domain-containing protein — its product is MKTLKLLIIGLAVLCLKPGFAQEKAGALIGVVSDLENMETLPFVNVVIKDIKGNIIAGGVSDLDGEFNINPIAPGHYTIEASFAGYETEVFKQVKVKSGEKTKLNILLIEGSYELIECVITCQQPVIDITRTVCWWKSCGNILSTGLSDSEIIPLSFSIFPNPSTGELNLKADSEISEVLITNMNGQSVSEISVDNPNDISANLSHLPAATYIVHFSDGISRKSQLWILQH
- a CDS encoding SDR family NAD(P)-dependent oxidoreductase; its protein translation is MKTAFITGATSGIGKATAILLGKSGYRIIACGRRQDRLDELKGELAAFTEVYTLSFDVREKDAVFKAIDSLPNDWRNIDLLVNNAGNAHGLASIQNGSIDDWDAMIDINVKGLLYVSKAIIPNMIERNTGHIINIGSIAGREVYPNGNVYCASKYAVDAINNGMRIDLNEYNIRVSQIAPGLVETEFSLIRFKGDADKSAGVYEGYDALKPEDLADLILFMATRPAHVNLADVLILPTAQANATTVKKH